One Cheilinus undulatus linkage group 22, ASM1832078v1, whole genome shotgun sequence DNA window includes the following coding sequences:
- the slc1a1 gene encoding excitatory amino acid transporter 3, protein MDMMGNKERRGVNFKGLLRRNWLLIATIISVLLGISLGVVVREYSSLSHLHKQYFGFPGEVLMRMLKLVILPLIISSMITGVAALDSEVSGKIGLRAVIYYFSTTIIAVILGIILVMTIKPGVSQTAEHIDRAGTTPNVTTVDTLLDLVRNMFPENLVQACFQQYKTKRKELEPPRVSSNTTTTTTIPPLTTTLISVVENITKDYKIIGAYSDGINVLGLIVFCVAFGLVIGKMGEKGRILLEFFDALNEATMKLVQIIMCYMPVGILFLIAAKIIEVEDWEIFRKMGLYMVTVLSGLAIHATVCLPLIYFIIVRKNPFTFTLGMAQALVTALMISSSSATLPVTFRCAEENNRIDKRITRFVLPVGATINMDGTALYEAVAAIFIAQLNDYSLDVGQIVTISITATVASIGAAGVPNAGLVTMVIVLTAVGLPASDVTLIVAVDWLLDRFRTMINVLGDAYGAGIVQKLSKRELERMDLTSDVDVANPFALEATLDDDECEKKSYVNGGFTVDKTDAISFTETSQF, encoded by the exons GGATCAGTTTGGGTGTCGTGGTCAGAGAGTATTCGTCCCTCTCACACCTCCACAAACAGTACTTTGGTTTTCCTGGAGAAGTCCTGATGAGGATGCTGAAACTCGTCATCCTACCACTGATTATTTCCAGCATGATTACAG GTGTTGCAGCCCTGGACTCTGAAGTATCAGGAAAGATCGGCCTGCGAGCTGTGATTTATTACTTCTCCACAACCATCATTGCCGTTATCCTTG GTATTATTTTGGTGATGACCATCAAACCTGGAGTCTCTCAGACAGCTGAGCACATTGACAGAGCGGGGACCACGCCTAACGTCACCACAGTTGACACACTGCTGGACCTCGTCAG AAACATGTTTCCAGAAAACCTGGTACAGGCATGTTTTCAGCAG TATAAGACCAAACGTAAAGAGCTGGAGCCTCCAAGAGTTTCAtccaacaccaccaccaccaccaccatcccACCACTCACAACGACTCTCATCTCTGTTGTAGAG AACATTACCAAGGATTATAAAATCATCGGGGCGTACTCCGATGGCATCAACGTGTTGGGGCTGATTGTGTTCTGTGTTGCCTTCGGCCTCGTCATTGGGAAGATGGGCGAGAAAGGACGAATCCTCCTCGAGTTCTTCGATGCCTTAAATGAAGCAACCATGAAACTGGTCCAGATCATCATGTG CTACATGCCAGTTGGGATTTTGTTCCTAATTGCTGCAAAGATCATCGAGGTGGAGGACTGGGAGATCTTCAGGAAGATGGGTCTTTATATGGTGACCGTGCTGAGTGG TCTCGCTATCCACGCCACTGTCTGCCTGCCGCTCATCTACTTCATCATCGTGAGGAAGAACCCGTTCACATTCACGTTGGGCATGGCTCAGGCTCTGGTGACAGCGCTCATGATCTCCTCCAG CTCTGCCACCCTGCCCGTCACCTTCAGATGTGCCGAGGAGAACAATCGCATCGATAAGCGGATCACTCGCTTCGTCCTGCCAGTTGGTGCCACCATCAACATGGACGGAACAGCGCTCTATGAGGCGGTGGCTGCCATTTTTATTGCCCAGCTAAACGACTACTCCCTGGATGTGGGTCAGATTGTCACAATCAG TATAACAGCAACAGTGGCGAGTATTGGAGCGGCAGGAGTCCCTAACGCTGGGCTTGTCACCATGGTGATCGTCCTAACAGCTGTTGGCTTACCTGCAAGCGACGTCACTCTGATCGTTGCTGTCGATTGGCTGCT gGACCGTTTCCGTACGATGATCAATGTTCTTGGCGATGCGTACGGAGCCGGAATCGTCCAAAAACTATCAAAGAGGGAATTAGAGAGGATGGATCTGACGTCAGATGTGGACGTCGCCAACCCCTTCGCCCTAGAAGCCACTTTAGATGACGACGAGTGCGAGAAGAAATCCTACGTAAACGGGGGCTTCACCGTCGATAAGACTGACGCGATCTCGTTCACTGAAACGTCCCAGTTTTAG